The following is a genomic window from Sedimenticola thiotaurini.
CTGTTTGATGATTACCGGGTGGAAGTCCGTTACGGCCCGCTCGAAGCGGTGACTATGGCTGCGGCCAAGACCGGCGATATGTCGCTGTTTATGTTGAAAATGCTCGGTCGCATGCTGACCGGTGAGATTTCGGTGCGAAACCTCAGTGGGCCGATCTCCATTGCTCAGACAGCGGGACGGACCGCCAGTTTCGGACTAACCCAATTCCTCAAGTTCCTCGCTCTGGTCAGTATCAGCCTGGGTGTATTGAACCTGTTGCCGGTGCCGATTCTGGATGGCGGACACCTGTTCTATTTCGCAATCGAGGCGATCAAGGGGAGCCCGGTTTCCGAGGTTGCCCAGGCCTTCGGACAGCGGATCGGGATGGCAATTCTGCTTGGCCTGATGACGCTGGCCTTCTACGTAGATATCACCCGTCTGTTCAATTCGTAATTAATTCGGCCTAACCCTTGGGCGTGGTGGAAAGATTATTTATACTAGGGCACTTTTCCCGTTTAGGGCATCTGGTGGAGATCGGGTGAACAAGGGGAATGTTTTTTATTATCAGTGCAGTAGAATGATTCAGCGCGGTTTTTGGCCAGATCATTTTAAGCGGCCACCATCTACCCTTGGTTGATAGGATCAGAAATGGTTAATTCGGATTCCGGTACGATGAAGGGCTCTGTTGTCATGGATGGACTTACAATAACAAAACCCCCAAAAGATAATATGAACCTGGTTAAACTATTTCGATCCTCGCTGCTCCTGATTGCCCTTCTTCTACCCCAACTGGCCCTGAGCGAAACCTTTGTCGTGCAGGATATTCGGGTTGATGGGCTGCAGCGCATCTCACCGGGAACGGTATTCAACTACCTGCCGGTCAAGATCGGTCAGCAGATCGAGTCGGACGAGACCGGTGAAATCATCCGGGCGCTTTACAAGACCGGTTTTTTCAAGGACGTAAAGCTGGAACGCCAGGGTGACGTGCTGATTGTTTTCGTAACTGAACGCCCGGCCATCGCCAAGATTGATATCGAGGGGAATAAATCGCTTGAAACCGAGCCCTTGCTGATTGCACTGAAAGATATCGGGCTTGCCGAGGGGCGTGTGTTCAACCGCTCCATCCTGGATAAGATCGAGCAGGAGTTGCAGCGCCAGTATTTCAATCTGGGTAAATACGCGGTCAAACTCTCATCCACTGTGACGCCCCTGGAACGTAATCGGGTTGCGATCAATATCGATATCTCTGAGGGCGGGACCGCCCGAATTAAAAAAATCAATATTATCGGTAACAGCAGTTTCGAAGATGATGAACTGCTGGATGAGTTCACTCTCGATACGACGGGCTTCCTGTCATCCTTCACCAAGGACGACCAGTACTCCCGGGAGAAGCTCTCCGGTGATCTGGAAAAGTTGCGTTCGTTCTATCTGGACCGGGGCTATATCAATTTCAAGATCACATCGACCCAAGTCTCCATTACGCCCGATAAGAAGGATATCTATGTCACCATCAATATCGAAGAGGGCGATGTATACACCATCAAGGATATTCTGCTGACCGGTGATCTGGTTTTGCCCAAGGAGGAGTTCTTCCCCATGATCCACCTGGCCCGTGGTGAAGTGTTCTCCAGAAAGCGGGTTATCGGCAGCGCGGAACGCATTACCAAGCTGTTGGGTAATAACGGTTATGCATTTGCCAATGTGAACAGCATTCCGGATATTGATGAAGAGACCAAGCAGGTGGCGGTCACCTACTTTGTTGATCCGGGTAAACGGGTCTATGTCCGGCGTATTAACATGAAGGGTAACAGTGATACCCGGGATGAGGTGTTGCGCCGGGAAATGCGCCAGATTGAGTCGGCCTGGTACTCGACGGAGCAGGTCACCCGCTCCCGGGAGCGCCTGCAGCGGCTCGGTTTCTTCGACGAAGTGAATGTGGAGACACCGGCTGTTCCGGGATCGACAGACCAGGTGGATGTGAATATTTCCGTCGTGGAAAAGCCCATGGGTAACCTGATGGCCGGGCTTGGCTTCTCCCAGTCCGATGGCATCGTCTTCAGTACCAGTCTGACCCAGAATAACTTTCTGGGAACCGGTAAGCAGGTCTCCCTGGCATTTGACAACAGTGACTCCAGCACCCACTACCGGGTCGGTTACGTGAATCCCTACTATACAGTGGACGGTATCAGTCGGGGCTTCAATGTGAGCTATCAGAAAACCGACTTCGACGAGGTGGATACGGCCAGGTATCTGACCGATATTGGTGACGTGGGGATGGTGTTTGGTGTGCCCATTACCGAGACTGATCGGGTCAATTTCACCCTGGATCTGATACATACCACCTATAAACCGGCGGATGATGCATCCTACGAAGTAGAGCGGTTCGCAACCGAGAACGGCGATACCTTCCTGGATTTCAAAATCGGCACCAGTTGGAGCAGGGATTCCCGTGACTCAGCCCTGATGCCGACTAAAGGTGCGATGCAGAGCCTCTCTGCATCGGCCACCATACCGGGCAGTGACCTGGGATACTACAAGATTGCCTACCGGCATAAACGCTATTTTCCACTCAACAAGACCTTTACCCTGGCCCTGAACGGGGATCTTGCCTATGGTGATGTCTATGGGGATACCACCCGGCTGCCGTTGTGGGAGAACTTCTTTGCCGGTGGTATTAAGTCGGTCAGGGGTTATGCGGATTACAGCCTGGGGCCGGTCGATGAAGATGACGATCCGCTTGGTGGCAACGTAAAAATCGTTGGTAACGCCGAACTGCTCTTTCCGGCACCGTTCAAGCTGATGGAGAAAACCATTCGCCTGAGTCTGTTTTTTGATGCGGGGAACGTCTACTCCACTCATGACGGGTATGATGTCGATCTGGGTGAACTGCGTTACTCTACCGGTGTTTCCGCCCTGTGGTTATCGCCCATGGGGGCATTGGGTGTCAGCCTTGGCATGCCGCTCAACGACAAGGACGGTGATGACACGGAGATATTCCAGTTCACCTTCGGAACCGCATTTTAAGTGTTAGGAGATTAAGTTGAAGAAGTCAGTCTTAAGTATTCTTGCTGTTTTACTGTTCGGCCTGGTTTCAGTAGCTGGTGCGGCCGATTTCAAAGTGGGCGTGGTAGACCTGAATAAAGTGATGGAGAAATCACCCCAGGCCGAGGCGATCAGCAATACTCTGAAGAAGGAGTTTCAGGCGCGGGATCAGGATCTGATTGCCAAGGCGAAGCAGCTGAAGCAGCTTGAAGAGAAACTGGCCCGTGATGCGGCAGTGATGAGCACGGAAGAGGCCAAGCGGCTGGAGAACGATATTCGCTCCCGACGTCGACAGCTGACCAATGCCCGGGCGGAGTTTCGGGAAGATGCCAATCTGCGCCGGAATGAGGCGGTCAATCGTCTGCTGCGAAAGGTTGGCGAAGTGGTCAGCCAGATCGGTGAAGAGGAGCAGGTTGACCTGATTCTCACCGATGGGGTGGCTTATTTCAATAAACGGGTCGATCTGACTAATAAGGTTCTGCAACGCCTTGAAGAGCTGCACAGTAGCTCTAAATAGGATCGGCCGGTGAACAGCGAAGTGTTTCGCCTCGCCGATTTGGCGGCGCGTGTCGGGGCCGAACTGCTGGGCGATGGCGAGGTGCGGATCACCCATGCCGACACCATTCAGGATGCCACTGAAGGTGCGATCTGCTTTCTCGCCAACAGCAAATATCGCCACTATCTGCCCACCACCGGGGCGTCGGCGGTTATCCTGCGTCGGGAAGATGCCGCCCAGGCCCAGGTTGCGGGACTGATTTCAGACAATCCCTATCTCACCTATGCCCGGGTGGCTTCTCTGCTCTACCCGGTGGCCGATATGGCCGGTGGCGTGCATGCGTCTGCTGTAGTTGACCCGGATGCCCGGATCGACCCAAGTGCCTGGGTTGGTCCCTGCGCCGTGATTGGTAAAAATGTCGAGCTGCAGGCTGGCGTGCGGGTCGGTCCCGGCTGTGTGGTGGAGGATGCCAGTGTCATTGGGGAAAACAGCCGGCTGGTGGCCAATGTCACCATCTGCTCCGGTACGGTGATCGGCAAACGGGTGCTGATACATCCGGGCGCGGTTATCGGCAGTGACGGGTTCGGTAATGCCAACGACCGCGGCGCCTGGGTAAAAGTGCCCCAGATCGGTATTGTCCGGGTGGGTGATGATGTGGAGATCGGTGCCAACACCACTGTTGACCGTGGCGCTTTGCGGGATACGGTGATCGGGGAGGGGGTCCGGCTGGATAACCAGATCCAGATCGCCCATAACGTGCAGATCGGAGCGCACACCGCCATTGCCGGATGTGCCGGGATAGCCGGTTCCACCTCGATCGGCAAATACTGCACCCTGGGTGGTGGCGTGGGTATTTCCGGTCATCTGGAAATTGGTGACAATGTGCACTTTTCCGGCCAATCGCTGGTTACCCGCTCCTTCAAGGAACCCGGGTACTACAGCGGTAACCTGCCAGCTGTCCCGAATAGTGACTGGCGCAAAACCATCGCCCGGATCCGGCGCCTGGAAAGTGTCATGCAACGTCTGAGCGCGCTGGAAAAGCAGGTTATGAACCAAAATACCGATAATGATGCTGCTGAGCAGGACTGACCCTCTGCGTGTGCGGCTTATTTAATAACTTTTAATCTTGATCGCTGCTTTACTGGGGCAGCGGCAGGGGGAGTCATTTTGACTACAATGGATATCAATAAGGTGCTGTCACTGCTGCCGCATCGCTACCCGTTTCTCCTGATCGACCGCGTACTCGAATTCGAGAAGGATAGCCGATTGCTGGCGCTGAAAAATGTCACCTATAACGAGCCGTTTTTTAACGGCCATTTCCCCATCAGGCCGGTGATGCCCGGTGTACTGATTGTGGAGGCGATGGCGCAGGCCACGGGTTTGCTGGCCATGGAGTCGAACCCGGATACGGTGAATGACTCCACGGTCTATCTGTTCGTGGGCATTGACAAGGCGCGTTTCAGACGGCCGGTGGAGCCGGGGGATCAACTCCTGCTGGAAGTGAACCAGGAGTCGATCAAACGCGGTATTGGTAAATTTTCATGTAGCGCTAAAGTCGATGGACAGATAGCCGCTACTGCTGAAATCATGTGTACTGCCAGGGATTTTGCTCCTTGATTGATCCAAAAGCGCTCATTGATCCTGCTGCTGAACTGGATGAAGGGGTTTCGGTCGGACCCTTCTCCGTGGTTGGCGCCGGTGTCCGGATTGGCCGGGGAACCCGTATCGGTCCCCATGCCGTCATCAAGGGCCCGACCACCATTGGGCAGGATAACCAGATTTTTCAGTTTGCTTCGGTGGGTGAAGATCCGCAGGATAAAAAATATGCGGGTGAAGAGACGCGCCTGGAGATTGGCGATCGCAACGTGATCCGTGAATTCACCACCATCAATCGGGGTACTGCCCAGGACGCGGTGGCCACCCGGATCGGTAATGACAATCTGTTGATGGCCTATACCCATGTGGCCCACGACTGCCAACTGGGGGACCATATCATCATGGCCAACGCCGCCTCTCTGGGGGGGCATGTGGTTATTGGTGACTGGGCCATACTGGGCGGATTTACCATGGCCCATCAGTTTTCCCATATCGGTGCGCACAGCTTCTGTGCCATGGGTTCGGTGATCAACAAGGATATCCCGCCCTACATTACAGTAAGTGGACATCCGGCCAGAACCTGCGGTATCAACTCGGAAGGACTGCGCCGCCGGAGTTTCAGCAGCGAGACGATTCAGCAGATCAAACGGGGCTATAAGATCATTTACAAGCAGCAGCATACTATCGAAGAAGCGCTGGTGGCCCTGCGGGAGCTTGCACAGGAGTGTACGGAGATCGGGCTCTATATCGATTTTCTGGAGCGGAGCGAGCGGGGCATTGCCCGCTGACCCGAATAGTCCCGTATTGATGCTGGGCCCCTACGCTCCAGCCCGGCTTGGCCCTATCTGATACTTAAACCCCCGACCTTCGAACCCATAACTGAATCAACTCATCATGCTGAAAGTTGGAATCGTTGCCAATGAGCCCTCAGGCGACCTGCTGGGTGCCGGAGTAATCCGGGAGATCAGGCAGCGCTATCCGGATGCCCAGTTTGTGGGGGTGGGCGGGCCGCTCATGATCGCGCAGGGCTGTCAAAGCCTGTTCTCCATGGAGCGGCTGTCGGTGATGGGGCTGATAGAGGTGTTGAAACATCTCCCCGAGCTGCTGTCCCTGCGTAAACAGTTGATTAACCATTTTCGCCAGGATCCGCCGGATGTGTTTATCGGTATTGATGCACCGGATTTTAACCTGGGTCTGGAAACCGCACTGAAAAAAGCCGGGATTCCCACTGTCCACTACGTCAGTCCCACGGTCTGGGCCTGGCGTCCGGGGCGGGTCAAGAAGATCCGCGCCGCAGTGGACCTGATGCTGAGTATTTTTCCATTTGAAACCGATTTTCTTGAACAGCATCAGGTGCCGGTTCAATACGTGGGCCATCCCCTGGCGGACGAGATTCCGCTGGAGAACGATCGTTCCGCGGCCCGGGAGCAGTTGGGGGTGAGCGATAAACCCCACGTGGTCGCCATGCTTCCGGGCAGTCGAATGGGGGAGGTCCAGGCGCTGGCGGCCACTTTTATTCAGGCCGCTTCTCAGCTGACAGAGCGTTATCCCGACATCCATTTCCTGGTGCCGTTGATTAATCAGCGTACCCGGGAGGCGTTCGAGGTGATCCTCCATCGCGAGGCGCCGGACCTGCCGGTTACCCTGATTGACGGGCAGGCCAGGGACGTGATGACCGCCGCCGATGTGGTGCTGACCGCCTCCGGTACCGCCACTTTGGAGGCTCTGCTGCTGGGGCGGGCCATGGTGGTGGCCTATCGGCTCAATGGGCTGACCTACTGGATTGTTAACCGCTTCAACCTGGTCAGGATACCCTACGTGGCGATGGCCAACCTGTTGGCCGGGGAGGCGTTGGCGCCGGAGTTTATCCAGCATGCGGCCACACCCGGCGCGTTGGCGGATGCCCTGAGTGAGTTGATCGAATCACCCGCACGGATCAAACAGATTCAGCAGCGTTATCAGCAGCTGCACCGGCAACTGCAACAGGACTCCAGTCGCAAGGCGGCAGAGGCGGTATTGTCCCTGATTAACCGGGACCGGGAGCATTTATGACGACCTTGATGCGTATCGCCGGCGTGGACGAGGTGGGTCGGGGTCCGCTGGCCGGCCCGGTGGTGGCGGCTGCCGTTATACTGGATCCGGATCACCCCATCGAGGGGCTGGCGGATTCCAAAAAACTGAGCGAGAAACGGCGCGAGGAATTGGCGCTGGTGATCCGGAAGCGGGCACTCTGCTGGGCCCTGGGGCGGGCGGAAGTGGCGGAAATCGACCGGCTCAATATACTCCATGCCAGCCTGCTGGCCATGCGGCGGGCCGTTGAGGCCCTTGTTGTACCTCCCGATCACGCCCTGATCGACGGCAATCGCTGTCCCGAACTGCCCTGCAGTGCAGAAGCGATTGTGGGTGGCGATGCCAGTGAAGCGTCCATCAGCGCTGCCTCGATCCTGGCCAAGGTGGCCCGGGATCAGGAGATGGTGCAGCTGGACCGGCAGTATCCCGGTTATGGTCTGGCCAGGCATAAGGGTTATCCGACCAAGTTCCATGTGGCGGCGCTGCTGGAGCTTGGGGTCAGTCCGATCCATCGACGCTCGTTTGGCCCGGTCAGGAAGCTGTTGCAGGGTGACTAGGGGCGCAGAGCCAGCGGTGTGAGGGGAAGGCCGGCATACCAGGGCCGTTATTACTGGTGGGACCGACCTGCCCGGGACAAACATGATTCCGATCTGAAAAAACCATCACCCAGTGGGTTACAATACAACGCTATGATCATTAGCCAGCACAGCCAGTTTTCACGGCCGAAGGCCGCCCGTCCGGGTGTGTCACTGGGAATTGCCGCATGAATCCAGTTTTTATCCATCTGCGTGTCCACTCTGAATACTCCCTGGTAGATGGGCTGGTGCGGATCAAGCCGCTGGTGGCCCGGGTCGCTGAGCTGGGCATGCCGGCAGTGGCCATGACGGATCAGTCTAACCTGTTCTCCCTGGTCAAGTTTTACAAGGCATCGATCGCGGCCGGGGTGAAGCCGATCAGTGGTGTGGATGTCTGGATACGGGATCCGGAGGATCCCAATACCCCGTTTCGTCTGCTGCTGCTGGTGCAGAATCCCCGGGGCTATCGCAACCTCACCTGCCTGGTATCGCGGAGTTATCGGGAGGGCCAGCACCTGGGCAAGGCGATGCTGGAAGCGGACTGGTTCACCCGAGAGAGCTGTGAAGGTTTGATCGCCCTGTCCGGTGGCCGGGCCGGGGATGTGGGTCGGGCCCTGCTGACCGGCCACACGACGGACGCGGAGCAGCGCCTGCGCCATTGGCTCGATCTGTTTGGCGACCGTTACTATCTGGAGCTGCATCGTACCGGACGGGAAGGGGAGGAGCGCTGTCTCCATGCCAGTGTGGATCTGGCCAGTCGCCTGGATGTACCGGTGGTGGCCACTAACGATGTACGCTTTCTCACCCCGGATGATTTCGAGGCGCACGAGGTGCGGGTCTGCATCCATGAAGGACGCACGCTGGATGATTCCAGACGACCCAAACACTTCAGCCGGGAGCAGTATCTGCGCACTCCGCAGGAGATGGCGGAGCTGTTCGCCGATATCCCGGAAGCGCTGGAGAACAGCGTGGAGATTGCGCGGCGCTGCAATATCGAACTGACGCTGGGCAAAAACTTTCTGCCCGATTTCCCCATCCCCGACAATATGACCATCGAGGAGTACTTCTCCCGGGAGTCAAAGCGTGGTCTGGAACAGCGGCTGGAGATCATCCTGGATCGCACCGCCCCCGACTATGCTGAGCGGCGCAAGGTCTATGATGACCGTCTCCAGGTCGAGCTGGATGTGATCAACCAGATGGGCTTCCCCGGCTACTTCCTGATCGTGGCGGACTTTATCCAGTGGGCCAAGGATAATGGTATTCCGGTCGGGCCGGGGCGTGGCTCTGGCGCCGGCTCCATCGTTGCCTATGCCCTGAAGATCACCGATCTGGACCCGATCGAACACGATCTGCTGTTCGAACGATTCCTCAATCCGGAGCGTGTCTCCATGCCCGACTTTGATGTCGACTTCTGCATGGATAACCGGGACCGGGTGATCGACTATGTGGCGCGCAAATATGGCCGTGATTCGGTCTCCCAGATCATCACCTACGGCTCCATGGCGGCCAAGGCGGTAGTCAGGGACGTGGGGCGCGTACTGGGTCATCCCTACGGGTTTACTGACCGTATCGCCAAGATGATCCCGTTTGAGATCGGCATGACCCTGAAAAAGGCCCTGGAGGAGAGCGAGGATCTGGCGGCCGCCTACCGTGATGAGGAGGAGGTGACCCAGCTGATCGACATGGCGAAGAAGCTGGAAGGGGTGGCCCGGAATGCCGGCAAGCATGCCGGTGGTGTGGTGATTGCACCGGGCCTGCTGACCGACTTCACCCCGCTTTACTGTGAGCCGGGGGGGGATAACCTGGTCACCCAGTTCGACAAGGATGACGTGGAGCAGGTGGGCCTGGTGAAGTTCGACTTCCTGGGGCTGCGCACGCTCACCATCGTGGACTGGGCTTTGAAAACAGTCAATCGCAAGCGCGCCGAACAGGGCCAGGAGCCGGTGGATATCAGCCTGATCCCCATGGATGATCCGGAGGCGTTCGCCCTGCTGAAAAGGTGCGAAACCACAGCGGTGTTCCAGCTGGAATCCCGTGGTATGAAGGAGCTGATCAAGAAGCTTAAGCCGGACTGTTTCGATGACATCACCGCCCTGGTGGCCCTGTTCCGCCCCGGACCGCTGCAATCGGGTATGGTGGATGACTTCATCGCCCGTAAGCATGGAGAGCAGGAGGTGGTCTATCCACACCCGGATCTGGAGCCGATCCTGCGCTCCACCTACGGGGTGATCCTGTACCAGGAGCAGGTGATGCAGATCGCCCAGGTGCTGGCCGGCTACTCCCTGGGCGGCGCCGATCTGCTGCGGCGCGCCATGGGTAAGAAAAAGCCTGAGGAGATGAAGAAGCAGGGTGAGATCTTCCGGGCCGGCGCCGTGGCGCGGGGCGTGGACGAGGATGTGGCCACCTACATCTTCGACCTGATGGAGAAGTTCGCCGGCTACGGTTTCAACAAGTCCCACTCCGCCGCCTATGCCCTGGTCTCTTACCAGACCATGTGGCTCAAGGCACACTACCCGTCGGCCTTCATGGCTGCGGTCCTGTCCGCCGATATGGACTCCACCGACAAGGTGGTGACACTGATCGAAGAGTGTCGCAGCATGGATCTGGTGGTCAATCCGCCCCACGTGAACTACTCCGAGTATATGTTCACCGTAGGGAAAGAGAATGAGGTGATCTACGGCCTGGGTGCCATCAAGGGAGTGGGCGAGTCGGCCATCGAGAGCATTATCGAGGCCCGGCAGTCAGGTGGCCCGTTCCGGGATATTTTCGAATTCTGTCGCCGTATCGACCAGCGCAAAGTGAATCGCCGGGTGCTGGAGTCCCTGCTTCGGGCCGGTGCGCTGGACGAACTCGGCGCCAATCGCGCCAGTCTCATGAACCAGTTGCCGCTGGCGCTGAAAATGGCCGAGCAGCATCACGCCAGCCAGGCGGCCGGGCAGGAGGATCTGTTCGGTATCGCTGCGCCGGAGCCCCAGGTGGCTGCGCCGGGCCAGATGGTCCCGGAGGATTGTGAGGAGTGGGAAGACGAGATCCGCCTGCAGGGTGAGAAGGAGACCCTGGGTCTCTACCTCACCGGCCATCCGATTGATCGTTACGTGCCGGAGATGGGCGGCTTGGGTATCACCCGGATCGGCAACCTGGCGCTGGAGGGCGGTACGGAGGGCGGCGGCTATCAACGGCGTTCCAAGCAGCGGGTGATCGTGGCTGGACTGGCCCTCTCGGTGAGCCATCGGCAGACCCAGCGTGGTCGAATGGGTACGGTGATCCTGGACGATCGCAGTGGCAGGATCGAGATCACCCTGTTTTCCGATGCTTACGAGTCATTCAAGGAGCAACTGGTCAGTGACCGGATTCTCCTGGTGGCGGGTAATCTGAATTATGATGAGTATCGCGGCGGCCTGAGTATTCGGGTTGACCAGGTGATGGAGTTCCAGCAGGCGCGGGAGCTGAATGCAGCCGCTCTGCGGCTCAGCTGGGATCACCGGTTGCTGTCGGAAAAACGGCTGACGGCCGACACTTTTGCCCAACAACTGGGTGGCATACTGGAACCCCACAAGGGGGGATTGTGTGATATTCAGTTCTGTTACCGTGGGCAGAGTGCCCAGGGCACGCTGAACTGCGATGAGCAGTGGCGTGTGCACCCAACCGATGAGCTGTTGCGGCAACTTTCCCGTCTGCTGGGCCAGGAGTCAGTAGAGGTGGTTTATGCCCGGGGCCGGGTGCCGGAGCGGACGCAGGCTGTCGCGTCGCTCTGACCAGTTTCCTGCAGGTGTTGGCGCCCATCCAGTGGACCTGTCACCTGTTGGTCGGAAGCCGCTACCGTCAGATGGCTCCCTGACCTGTTCTATCCAAACTTAATCCGGTATATTTCGCAAATGGACATGAATTTTCTTGAATTTGAACAACCCATTGCCGAACTCGAGGCGAAGATCGAAGAGTTGCGTCTGGTCGGCAATGATAACGAGATCAATATCCAGGACGAGATTACCCGTCTGGAGAACAAGAGCAAGTCGCTGACCGAGTCGCTCTATCAGAACCTGAAGCCGTGGCAGATTGCCCAGGTAGCGCGCCATCCTCTGCGCCCCTATCTGCTCAACTATATCGAATACATATTTGATGACTTCCACGAGATGCATGGTGACCGGGCCTTCGCCGACGATCATGCCATCGTCGGGGGGGTGGCCCGTATCGACGGCCGGCCGGTAATGATTATTGGTCACCAGAAGGGGCGGGATACCAAGGAGAAGCTGTTCCGAAACTTTGGCATGCCGCGTCCCGAGGGCTACCGCAAGGCGCTGCGCCTGATGGAGACTGCAGAACGTTTCAAACTGCCGGTTCTCACCTTTATCGATACCCCCGGGGCCTATCCGGGCATCGGCGCGGAAGAGCGCGGTCAGAGTGAAGCGATTGCGAAAAACCTGCTGGTGATGTCCGGGCTGAAAACCCCTATAGTCTGCACCGTGATGGGAGAAGGGGGGTCCGGTGGCGCGCTGGCCATCGGCGTGGGTGATCGACTGATGATGCTGGAGTACAGCACCTATTCGGTGATCTCGCCGGAAGGGTGTGCCTCGATTCTCTGGAAGAGTGCCGACAAGGCGCCCCTGGCAGCCGAGGCGATGGCCATCACCTCGGATCGTCTGAAAGAGCTGGGCCTGATCGATGCCATTATTCCGGAGCCACCCGGTGGTGCGCACCGGGACCCGCAAGCCGCCGCCAGTAACATCAAGGCCGTACTCCTTGAGTCGTTGCAGGAGCTTGATGAGAAACCGATGGAACAGTTGCTGGAAGAGCGTTATCAGCGCCTGATGGGATACGGGGCCTTCCAGAGCTGATCCGGCCTTGCCGGCTGAATGGGGTAGCGGCATTCTGCGGGCATGATTCCTGACCACCGGACAACCACAGCAGGTTGTCCCAGGGGCTGTCCCGACTACAGATGCGGGGCAGCGCAGTACCCCAGTCAGCGGAAACTGCCAATTCGTCATTGAAGCTGTTCTCACGGCTGCTTCGGAGCTTATCCAGTCATGTCGTTCAGCCCCGATCATCTGCTCAATAGCCTGCGCAACCTCTCCACACCCAGCGGATACCTGGTCGGTTTCAGCGGCGGCATGGACTCCCATGTCCTGCTGCACGCTCTTGCCCAGCTGGGTGATCGCCTGTCGGCTCCGCTCCGGGCGATCCATATCGATCACGGCCTGCAGGCCAGCTCAAGTGACTGGCACCGGCACTGCGAGGCGGTCTGCCGGGATCTGGATATTCCACTGGTAAGCTTCTCCCTGGAGTTAAAGCCAATCAAGGGTGAGAGCCTGGAGAACGTTGCACGGCAGGCCCGTTATGGCGTGCTGGCGGAACAGATCCACCGCGATGAAATGTTGCTCACCGCCCACCATCAGGATGACCAGGCGGAGACCCTGTTGTTGCAACTGTTACGCGGAGCCGGTTTGAGCGGTCTGGCGGCCATGCCGATGCTGAGCCCATTCGATAAAGGCATGCATGCCAGGCCGTTACTGGATGTCAGCCGCGATGAGTTACTTCAATATGCCACCCGGAACCACTTGCAGTGGATCGAGGATGGCAGTAATCAGGATACGGAATTTGATCGGAATTACCTGAGGCATAAAGTGATTCCACTGCTCAAGTCGCGCTGGCCGGCGACTACCCGGACCCTGTCCCGCAGCGCCCGCCACTGTGCCGAGGCGGATCAGCTGATTGCCGGCTTGCTGAGCGAGCAACTCAACCAGATCCGGGGTCAGC
Proteins encoded in this region:
- the tilS gene encoding tRNA lysidine(34) synthetase TilS; this translates as MSFSPDHLLNSLRNLSTPSGYLVGFSGGMDSHVLLHALAQLGDRLSAPLRAIHIDHGLQASSSDWHRHCEAVCRDLDIPLVSFSLELKPIKGESLENVARQARYGVLAEQIHRDEMLLTAHHQDDQAETLLLQLLRGAGLSGLAAMPMLSPFDKGMHARPLLDVSRDELLQYATRNHLQWIEDGSNQDTEFDRNYLRHKVIPLLKSRWPATTRTLSRSARHCAEADQLIAGLLSEQLNQIRGQQDGSLSISALNALPTDQQGALLRLWIGQAGFTLPSAAVLKRIISEVLGARPDRNPLVTWSGAEVRRYRDALYLMSPLPAFDSVPSLVWRGESELMLPAGLGRLQFHTGEEGGTGLAASGVCRITFRRGGEICRPLGRGQSKRLKQLLQGAGVFPWMRDRIPLLEIDGEIAEVIGVCRCEPVLRDSLLRRLNITWDCPQPWMGATTVNKPV
- the accA gene encoding acetyl-CoA carboxylase carboxyl transferase subunit alpha produces the protein MDMNFLEFEQPIAELEAKIEELRLVGNDNEINIQDEITRLENKSKSLTESLYQNLKPWQIAQVARHPLRPYLLNYIEYIFDDFHEMHGDRAFADDHAIVGGVARIDGRPVMIIGHQKGRDTKEKLFRNFGMPRPEGYRKALRLMETAERFKLPVLTFIDTPGAYPGIGAEERGQSEAIAKNLLVMSGLKTPIVCTVMGEGGSGGALAIGVGDRLMMLEYSTYSVISPEGCASILWKSADKAPLAAEAMAITSDRLKELGLIDAIIPEPPGGAHRDPQAAASNIKAVLLESLQELDEKPMEQLLEERYQRLMGYGAFQS
- the rnhB gene encoding ribonuclease HII; its protein translation is MTTLMRIAGVDEVGRGPLAGPVVAAAVILDPDHPIEGLADSKKLSEKRREELALVIRKRALCWALGRAEVAEIDRLNILHASLLAMRRAVEALVVPPDHALIDGNRCPELPCSAEAIVGGDASEASISAASILAKVARDQEMVQLDRQYPGYGLARHKGYPTKFHVAALLELGVSPIHRRSFGPVRKLLQGD
- the dnaE gene encoding DNA polymerase III subunit alpha encodes the protein MNPVFIHLRVHSEYSLVDGLVRIKPLVARVAELGMPAVAMTDQSNLFSLVKFYKASIAAGVKPISGVDVWIRDPEDPNTPFRLLLLVQNPRGYRNLTCLVSRSYREGQHLGKAMLEADWFTRESCEGLIALSGGRAGDVGRALLTGHTTDAEQRLRHWLDLFGDRYYLELHRTGREGEERCLHASVDLASRLDVPVVATNDVRFLTPDDFEAHEVRVCIHEGRTLDDSRRPKHFSREQYLRTPQEMAELFADIPEALENSVEIARRCNIELTLGKNFLPDFPIPDNMTIEEYFSRESKRGLEQRLEIILDRTAPDYAERRKVYDDRLQVELDVINQMGFPGYFLIVADFIQWAKDNGIPVGPGRGSGAGSIVAYALKITDLDPIEHDLLFERFLNPERVSMPDFDVDFCMDNRDRVIDYVARKYGRDSVSQIITYGSMAAKAVVRDVGRVLGHPYGFTDRIAKMIPFEIGMTLKKALEESEDLAAAYRDEEEVTQLIDMAKKLEGVARNAGKHAGGVVIAPGLLTDFTPLYCEPGGDNLVTQFDKDDVEQVGLVKFDFLGLRTLTIVDWALKTVNRKRAEQGQEPVDISLIPMDDPEAFALLKRCETTAVFQLESRGMKELIKKLKPDCFDDITALVALFRPGPLQSGMVDDFIARKHGEQEVVYPHPDLEPILRSTYGVILYQEQVMQIAQVLAGYSLGGADLLRRAMGKKKPEEMKKQGEIFRAGAVARGVDEDVATYIFDLMEKFAGYGFNKSHSAAYALVSYQTMWLKAHYPSAFMAAVLSADMDSTDKVVTLIEECRSMDLVVNPPHVNYSEYMFTVGKENEVIYGLGAIKGVGESAIESIIEARQSGGPFRDIFEFCRRIDQRKVNRRVLESLLRAGALDELGANRASLMNQLPLALKMAEQHHASQAAGQEDLFGIAAPEPQVAAPGQMVPEDCEEWEDEIRLQGEKETLGLYLTGHPIDRYVPEMGGLGITRIGNLALEGGTEGGGYQRRSKQRVIVAGLALSVSHRQTQRGRMGTVILDDRSGRIEITLFSDAYESFKEQLVSDRILLVAGNLNYDEYRGGLSIRVDQVMEFQQARELNAAALRLSWDHRLLSEKRLTADTFAQQLGGILEPHKGGLCDIQFCYRGQSAQGTLNCDEQWRVHPTDELLRQLSRLLGQESVEVVYARGRVPERTQAVASL